Proteins encoded in a region of the Solanum dulcamara chromosome 9, daSolDulc1.2, whole genome shotgun sequence genome:
- the LOC129903255 gene encoding LOW QUALITY PROTEIN: uncharacterized protein LOC129903255 (The sequence of the model RefSeq protein was modified relative to this genomic sequence to represent the inferred CDS: inserted 3 bases in 2 codons), whose translation MSYNQSRSDTRESSQKRTGRSGSFNQHRGDRVDADRWQRGTAFQNCLMPSPQTPAQNMHKAEIKYEVGKVTDEEQAKQRRLKAILNKATPQNFEKIFQQVKEVNIDNVVTLNGVVSQIFDKALMKPTFCEMYANLFQHLAAELPDLSVDKEKITFKRLLLNKCQEEFERGEREELEANVTNEEGEVKLSAEEREEKRVEARRRMLGNIRLIGELYKKRMLTERIMHECIKKLLGDYQNPDEENVEALCKLMSTIGEMIDHAKTKEHMDAYFDRLEKLSNNMKLSSRVRFMLKDSIDLRKNKWQQRRKVEGPKKIEEVHRDAAQERHAQATRLARTPSLGGSSRRGQPVDFDPRGGSILSSPGSQMGGFCPMPPQVRGYGMQDVRADERHSFENRTLSLPLTQRPLGDDPITLGLPDEEQAKQRRLKAILNKATPQNFEKIFQQVKEVNIDNVVTLNGVVSQIFDKALMKPTFCEMYANLFQHLAAELPDLSVDKEKITFKRLLLNKCQEEFERGEREELEANMTNEEGEVKLSAEEREEKRVEARRRMLGNIRLIGELYKKRMLTERIMHECIKKLLGDYQNPDEENVEALCKLMSTIGEMIDHAKTKEHMDAYFDRLEKLSNNMKLSSRVRFMLKDSIDLRKNKWQQRRKVEGPKKIEEVHRDAAQERHAQATRLARTPSLGGSSRRGQPVDFDPRGGSILSSPGSQMGGFCPMPPQVRGYGMQDVRADERHSFENRTLSLPLTQRPLGDDPITLGLPDEEQAKQRRLKAILNKATPQNFEKIFQQVKEVNIDNVVTLNGVVSQIFDKALMKPTFCEMYANLFQHLAAELPDLSVDKEKITFKRLLLNKCQEEFERGEREELEANVTNEEGEVKLSAEEREEKRVEARRRMLGNIRLIGELYKKRMLTERIMHECIKKLLGDYQNPDEENVEALCKLMSTIGEMIDHAKTKEHTDAYFDRLEKLSNNMKLSSRVRFMLKDSIDLRKNKWQQRRKVEGPKKIEEVHRDAAQERHAQATRLARTPSLGGSSRRGQPVDFDPRGGSILSSPGSQMGGFCPMPPQVRGYGMQDVRADERHSFENRTLSLPLTQRPLGDDPITLGLPDEEQAKQRRLKAILNKATPQNFEKIFQQVKEVNIDNVVTLNGVVSQIFDKALMKPTFCEMYANLFQHLAAELPDLSVDKEKITFKRLLLNKCQEEFERGEREELEANVTNEEGEVKLSAEEREEKRVEARRRMLGNIRLIGELYKKRMLTERIMHECIKKLLGDYQNPDEENVEALCKLMSTIGEMIDHAKTKEHMDAYFDRLEKLSNNMKLSSRVRFMLKDSIDLRKNKWQQRRKVEGPKKIEEVHRDAAQERHAQATRLARTPSLGGSSRRGQPVDFDPRGGSILSSPGSQMGGFCPMPPQVRGYGMQDVRADERHSFENRTLSLPLTQRPLGDDPITLGLPDEEQAKQRRLKAILNKATPQNFEKIFQQVKEVNIDNVVTLNGVVSQIFDKALMKPTFCEMYANLFQHLAAELPDLSVDKEKITFKRLLLNKCQEEFERGEREELEANVTNEEGEVKLSAEEREEKRVEARRRMLGNIRLIGELYKKRMLTERIMHECIKKLLGDYQNPDEENVEALCKLMSTIGEMIDHAKTKEHMDAYFDRLEKLSNNMKLSSRVRFMLKDSIDLRKNKWQQRRKVEGPKKIEEVHRDAAQERHAQATRLARTPSLGGSSRRGQPVDFDPRGGSILSSPGSQMGGFCPMPPQVRGYGMQDVRADERHSFENRTLSLPLTQRPLGDDPITLGLPDEEQAKQRRLKAILNKATPQNFEKIFQQVKEVNIDNVVTLNGVVSQIFDKALMKPTFCEMYANLFQHLAAELPDLSVDKEKITFKRLLLNKCQEEFERGEREELEANVTNEEGEVKLSVEEREEKRVEARRRMLGNIRLIGELYKKRMLTERIMHECIKKLLGDYQNPDEENVEALCKLMSTIGEMIDHAKTKEHMDAYFDRLEKLSNNMKLSSRVRFMLKDSIDLRKNKWQQRRKVEGPKKIEEVHRDAAQERHAQATRLARTPSLGGSSRRGQPVDFDPRGESILSSPGSQMGGFCPMPPQVRGYGMQDVRADERHSFENRTLSLPLTQRPLGDDPITLGLQGGLAKGMSSSGQPAGPSIDSMSSFEDSRRMTHAQNGYGSLPERPXYGSREELIPKYMSDRLSXQHDQSSTPERNVTYVSKECGFDTSWPTSPLVRSGGPTSTQNVAPDKMWPEERLQDMSMAAIKEFYSVKDEKEVALCVKDLNSPSFYPSMISLWVTDSFERKDMERDLLAKLIIDLTISRDVAMSQDQLIKGFENVLTTLEDAVNDAPRAAEFLGRIFGKVILENVIPFNEIGSLIYKGGEEEGRLVEIGLAAEVLGSTLEMIKLEQGDSVVSEMCRSSNMRLENFRPQGSKKQWKLDKFI comes from the exons ATGTCCTACAATCAATCAAGGTCTGACACTCGCGAGTCGTCTCAGAAGAGAACCGGCCGATCCGGTAGCTTTAATCAGCACCGCGGCGATAGAGTTGATGCTGACAGGTGGCAGCGTGGAACTGCTTTCCAAAATTGTTTAATGCCATCTCCTCAGACACCTGCGCAGAATATGCACAAAGCTGAAATAAAGTATGAAGTAGGTAAAGTAACGGATGAGGAACAAGCCAAGCAGAGACGGCTGAAAGCTATCTTAAATAAGGCGACTCCCCAGAACTTCGAAAAAATATTCCAGCAAGTGAAAGAAGTCAATATTGATAATGTTGTCACACTCAATGGAGTAGTTTCTCAGATATTTGACAAAGCTTTGATGAAGCCAACTTTTTGTGAGATGTATGCCAACTTATTTCAACACCTAGCAGCGGAGTTGCCTGATCTGAGTGTGGACAAAGAAAAAATCACTTTTAAGAGGTTACTTCTAAACAAATGTCAGGAAGAGTTTGAGAGAGGGGAAAGAGAAGAGCTAGAAGCTAATGTGACTAATGAGGAGGGCGAAGTAAAACTGTCAGCAGAGGAGAGGGAGGAAAAAAGAGTCGAAGCACGGAGACGAATGTTGGGCAATATAAGACTGATTGGTGAACTTTACAAGAAGAGAATGTTGACAGAGAGAATTATGCATGAGTGCATCAAGAAGTTGTTAGGTGACTATCAAAATCCTgacgaggagaatgttgaagctTTGTGTAAGTTGATGAGTACAATTGGCGAGATGATAGATCATGCCAAAACAAAGGAACATATGGATGCATACTTCGATAGGTTGGAAAAGTTGTCAAATAACATGAAACTTTCTTCTAGGGTGAGGTTTATGTTGAAGGATTCAATTGATCTAAGAAAGAACAAATGGCAGCAAAGGAGAAAAGTAGAAGGGCCTAAGAAGATCGAGGAAGTGCATAGGGATGCTGCCCAAGAACGACATGCACAAGCTACTAGGCTTGCTCGTACTCCTAGTCTGGGAGGTTCTAGTAGAAGGGGTCAACCTGTGGATTTTGATCCCAGAGGAGGGAGTATATTGTCTTCTCCGGGCTCCCAGATGGGGGGTTTCTGTCCTATGCCTCCACAGGTCCGTGGCTATGGCATGCAGGATGTACGGGCGGATGAGAGGCATTCTTTCGAGAATAGGACATTATCACTTCCCCTGACCCAGAGGCCTCTTGGTGATGATCCGATCACACTTGGACTCCCAGATGAGGAACAAGCCAAGCAGAGACGGCTGAAAGCTATCTTAAATAAGGCGACTCCCCAGAACTTCGAAAAAATATTCCAGCAAGTGAAAGAAGTCAATATTGATAATGTTGTCACACTCAATGGAGTAGTTTCTCAGATATTTGACAAAGCTTTGATGAAGCCAACTTTTTGTGAGATGTATGCCAACTTATTTCAACACCTAGCAGCGGAGTTGCCTGATCTGAGTGTGGACAAAGAAAAAATCACTTTTAAGAGGTTACTTCTAAACAAATGTCAGGAAGAGTTTGAGAGAGGGGAAAGAGAAGAGCTAGAAGCTAATATGACTAATGAGGAGGGCGAAGTAAAACTGTCAGCAGAGGAGAGGGAGGAAAAAAGAGTCGAAGCACGGAGACGAATGTTGGGCAATATAAGACTGATTGGTGAACTTTACAAGAAGAGAATGTTGACAGAGAGAATTATGCATGAGTGCATCAAGAAGTTGTTAGGTGACTATCAAAATCCTgacgaggagaatgttgaagctTTGTGTAAGTTGATGAGTACAATTGGCGAGATGATAGATCATGCCAAAACAAAGGAACATATGGATGCATACTTCGATAGGTTGGAAAAGTTGTCAAATAACATGAAACTTTCTTCTAGGGTGAGGTTTATGTTGAAGGATTCAATTGATCTAAGAAAGAACAAATGGCAGCAAAGGAGAAAAGTAGAAGGGCCTAAGAAGATCGAGGAAGTGCATAGGGATGCTGCCCAAGAACGACATGCACAAGCTACTAGGCTTGCTCGTACTCCTAGTCTGGGAGGTTCTAGTAGAAGGGGTCAACCTGTGGATTTTGATCCCAGAGGAGGGAGTATATTGTCTTCTCCGGGCTCCCAGATGGGGGGTTTCTGTCCTATGCCTCCACAGGTCCGTGGCTATGGCATGCAGGATGTACGGGCGGATGAGAGGCATTCTTTCGAGAATAGGACATTATCACTTCCCCTGACCCAGAGGCCTCTTGGTGATGATCCGATCACACTTGGACTCCCAGATGAGGAACAAGCCAAGCAGAGACGGCTGAAAGCTATCTTAAATAAGGCGACTCCCCAGAACTTCGAAAAAATATTCCAGCAAGTGAAAGAAGTCAATATTGATAATGTTGTCACACTCAATGGAGTAGTTTCTCAGATATTTGACAAAGCTTTGATGAAGCCAACTTTTTGTGAGATGTATGCCAACTTATTTCAACACCTAGCAGCGGAGTTGCCTGATCTGAGTGTGGACAAAGAAAAAATCACTTTTAAGAGGTTACTTCTAAACAAATGTCAGGAAGAGTTTGAGAGAGGGGAAAGAGAAGAGCTAGAAGCTAATGTGACTAATGAGGAGGGCGAAGTAAAACTGTCAGCAGAGGAGAGGGAGGAAAAAAGAGTCGAAGCACGGAGACGAATGTTGGGCAATATAAGACTGATTGGTGAACTTTACAAGAAGAGAATGTTGACAGAGAGAATTATGCATGAGTGCATCAAGAAGTTGTTAGGTGACTATCAAAATCCTgacgaggagaatgttgaagctTTGTGTAAGTTGATGAGTACAATTGGCGAGATGATAGATCATGCCAAAACAAAGGAACATACGGATGCATACTTCGATAGGTTGGAAAAGTTGTCAAATAACATGAAACTTTCTTCTAGGGTGAGGTTTATGTTGAAGGATTCAATTGATCTAAGAAAGAACAAATGGCAGCAAAGGAGAAAAGTAGAAGGGCCTAAGAAGATCGAGGAAGTGCATAGGGATGCTGCCCAAGAACGACATGCACAAGCTACTAGGCTTGCTCGTACTCCTAGTCTGGGAGGTTCTAGTAGAAGGGGTCAACCTGTGGATTTTGATCCCAGAGGAGGGAGTATATTGTCTTCTCCGGGCTCCCAGATGGGGGGTTTCTGTCCTATGCCTCCACAGGTCCGTGGCTATGGCATGCAGGATGTACGGGCGGATGAGAGGCATTCTTTCGAGAATAGGACATTATCACTTCCCCTGACCCAGAGGCCTCTTGGTGATGATCCGATCACACTTGGACTCCCAGATGAGGAACAAGCCAAGCAGAGACGGCTGAAAGCTATCTTAAATAAGGCGACTCCCCAGAACTTCGAAAAAATATTCCAGCAAGTGAAAGAAGTCAATATTGATAATGTTGTCACACTCAATGGAGTAGTTTCTCAGATATTTGACAAAGCTTTGATGAAGCCAACTTTTTGTGAGATGTATGCCAACTTATTTCAACACCTAGCAGCGGAGTTGCCTGATCTGAGTGTGGACAAAGAAAAAATCACTTTTAAGAGGTTACTTCTAAACAAATGTCAGGAAGAGTTTGAGAGAGGGGAAAGAGAAGAGCTAGAAGCTAATGTGACTAATGAGGAGGGCGAAGTAAAACTGTCAGCAGAGGAGAGGGAGGAAAAAAGAGTCGAAGCACGGAGACGAATGTTGGGCAATATAAGACTGATTGGTGAACTTTACAAGAAGAGAATGTTGACAGAGAGAATTATGCATGAGTGCATCAAGAAGTTGTTAGGTGACTATCAAAATCCTgacgaggagaatgttgaagctTTGTGTAAGTTGATGAGTACAATTGGCGAGATGATAGATCATGCCAAAACAAAGGAACATATGGATGCATACTTCGATAGGTTGGAAAAGTTGTCAAATAACATGAAACTTTCTTCTAGGGTGAGGTTTATGTTGAAGGATTCAATTGATCTAAGAAAGAACAAATGGCAGCAAAGGAGAAAAGTAGAAGGGCCTAAGAAGATCGAGGAAGTGCATAGGGATGCTGCCCAAGAACGACATGCACAAGCTACTAGGCTTGCTCGTACTCCTAGTCTGGGAGGTTCTAGTAGAAGGGGTCAACCTGTGGATTTTGATCCCAGAGGAGGGAGTATATTGTCTTCTCCGGGCTCCCAGATGGGGGGTTTCTGTCCTATGCCTCCACAGGTCCGTGGCTATGGCATGCAGGATGTACGGGCGGATGAGAGGCATTCTTTCGAGAATAGGACATTATCACTTCCCCTGACCCAGAGGCCTCTTGGTGATGATCCGATCACACTTGGACTCCCAGATGAGGAACAAGCCAAGCAGAGACGGCTGAAAGCTATCTTAAATAAGGCGACTCCCCAGAACTTCGAAAAAATATTCCAGCAAGTGAAAGAAGTCAATATTGATAATGTTGTCACACTCAATGGAGTAGTTTCTCAGATATTTGACAAAGCTTTGATGAAGCCAACTTTTTGTGAGATGTATGCCAACTTATTTCAACACCTAGCAGCGGAGTTGCCTGATCTGAGTGTAGACAAAGAAAAAATCACTTTTAAGAGGTTACTTCTAAACAAATGTCAGGAAGAGTTTGAGAGAGGGGAAAGAGAAGAGCTAGAAGCTAATGTGACTAATGAGGAGGGCGAAGTAAAACTGTCAGCAGAGGAGAGGGAGGAAAAAAGAGTCGAAGCACGGAGACGAATGTTGGGCAATATAAGACTGATTGGTGAACTTTACAAGAAGAGAATGTTGACAGAGAGAATTATGCATGAGTGCATCAAGAAGTTGTTAGGTGACTATCAAAATCCTgacgaggagaatgttgaagctTTGTGTAAGTTGATGAGTACAATTGGCGAGATGATAGATCATGCCAAAACAAAGGAACATATGGATGCATACTTCGATAGGTTGGAAAAGTTGTCAAATAACATGAAACTTTCTTCTAGGGTGAGGTTTATGTTGAAGGATTCAATTGATCTAAGAAAGAACAAATGGCAGCAAAGGAGAAAAGTAGAAGGGCCTAAGAAGATCGAGGAAGTGCATAGGGATGCTGCCCAAGAACGACATGCACAAGCTACTAGGCTTGCTCGTACTCCTAGTCTGGGAGGTTCTAGTAGAAGGGGTCAACCTGTGGATTTTGATCCCAGAGGAGGGAGTATATTGTCTTCTCCGGGCTCCCAGATGGGGGGTTTCTGTCCTATGCCTCCACAGGTCCGTGGCTATGGCATGCAGGATGTACGGGCGGATGAGAGGCATTCTTTCGAGAATAGGACATTATCACTTCCCCTGACCCAGAGGCCTCTTGGTGATGATCCGATCACACTTGGACTCCCAGATGAGGAACAAGCCAAGCAGAGACGGCTGAAAGCTATCTTAAATAAGGCGACTCCCCAGAACTTCGAAAAAATATTCCAGCAAGTGAAAGAAGTCAATATTGATAATGTTGTCACACTCAATGGAGTAGTTTCTCAGATATTTGACAAAGCTTTGATGAAGCCAACTTTTTGTGAGATGTATGCCAACTTATTTCAACACCTAGCAGCGGAGTTGCCTGATCTGAGTGTGGACAAAGAAAAAATCACTTTTAAGAGGTTACTTCTAAACAAATGTCAGGAAGAGTTTGAGAGAGGGGAAAGAGAAGAGCTAGAAGCTAATGTGACTAATGAGGAGGGCGAAGTAAAACTGTCAGTAGAGGAGAGGGAGGAAAAAAGAGTCGAAGCACGGAGACGAATGTTGGGCAATATAAGACTGATTGGTGAACTTTACAAGAAGAGAATGTTGACCGAGAGAATTATGCATGAGTGCATCAAGAAGTTGTTAGGTGACTATCAAAATCCTgacgaggagaatgttgaagctTTGTGTAAGTTGATGAGTACAATTGGCGAGATGATAGATCATGCCAAAACAAAGGAACATATGGATGCATACTTCGATAGGTTGGAAAAGTTGTCAAATAACATGAAACTTTCTTCTAGGGTGAGGTTTATGTTGAAGGATTCAATTGATCTAAGAAAGAACAAATGGCAGCAAAGGAGAAAAGTAGAAGGGCCTAAGAAGATCGAGGAAGTGCATAGGGATGCTGCCCAAGAACGACATGCACAAGCTACTAGGCTTGCTCGTACTCCTAGTCTGGGAGGTTCTAGTAGAAGGGGTCAACCTGTGGATTTTGATCCCAGAGGAGAGAGTATATTGTCTTCTCCGGGCTCCCAGATGGGGGGTTTCTGTCCTATGCCTCCACAGGTCCGTGGCTATGGCATGCAGGATGTACGGGCGGATGAGAGGCATTCTTTCGAGAATAGGACATTATCACTTCCGCTGACCCAGAGGCCTCTTGGTGATGATCCGATCACACTTGGACTCCAAGGTGGTCTTGCAAAGGGAATGTCTTCCAGTGGCCAACCTGCAGGACCAAGCATTGATAGTATGTCAAGTTTTGAAGACTCGAGAAGGATGACACATGCCCAAAATGGCTATGGTTCTTTGCCAGAGCGCC GTTATGGTTCAAGAGAGGAGCTTATACCCAAATACATGTCTGACCGATTATC TCAACATGATCAATCAAGTACACCAGAAAGGAATGTGACTTATGTGAGCAAGGAGTGTGGATTTGATACATCTTGGCCTACTTCACCACTTGTAAGAAGTGGAGGGCCAACTTCCACACAAAATGTGGCTCCAGACAAGATGTGGCCAGAAGAACGTCTGCAGGACATGTCTATGGCTGCTATCAAGGAATTCTACAG TGTGAAAGATGAGAAAGAGGTTGCTTTGTGTGTAAAAGACCTGAACTCACCCAGCTTCTATCCATCAATGATCTCACTTTGGGTTACTGATTCCTTTGagaggaaagacatggaaaggGATCTTTTGGCAAAGCTTATAATTGATCTAACTATTTCTCGAGATGTGGCGATGAGTCAAGATCAGCTAATTAAAGG GTTTGAAAATGTTCTGACTACCTTGGAGGATGCAGTAAATGATGCCCCTAGAGCAGCAGAATTTCTTGGTCGCATCTTTGGGAAGGTAATATTGGAAAATGTGATACCGTTTAATGAAATTGGGAGTTTGATATACAAAGGTGGGGAAGAGGAAGGACGCCTTGTGGAAATAGGGCTTGCTGCTGAAGTTCTTGGGAGCACATTGGAGATGATAAAGCTTGAGCAAGGTGATTCCGTAGTGTCAGAGATGTGCAGAAGCTCTAATATGCGTCTGGAGAACTTCCGGCCTCAAGGTTCAAAGAAGCAATGGAAGCTAGACAAATTTATCTAG